CGCATCAGTAAGCACGTCTACGATTTCGTTAAGGAGGCCAGATGGCTCGTCGAAAGCGTGAGGAAGTCAAGCTACCTCAAGATATCGACCTGGCGCCGATGATGAACCTGGTCATCATCTTGATTCCCATGCTCTTGCTCTCCGTCGTCTTTATGGAGGTCAGCGTCATTAACGTGACGATGCCTCTGGGCGGTGCGACCACTTCGCATCGCACGGAGCCCGAAGACGACAAACAGCCGCTCAATCTGGCGATCAGTATGACGGCTCAGGGCTTCTACATCACTGCCGCTGGCACGAAGATGCAGCCGATGCCTGGCTGTCCGACGGGAGGACCTTCGATTTGTCTCGAAGACGACTCCGTCGATCCCGGCGCACGATTTGAGGAGTCACGTCGACTCTACGCGTCGAGCGACAAGATTCGTGGTGAAGAAGTGCTGCTGGAAGGGCTCGGCGCCTACAACTACCGCGAACTCTACAACCGTCTCTCCACCATTAAGAATGAATTTCCGGAGGAGACGACCGTCACACTGACCGCCGACGCGGAGCTTCCCT
This DNA window, taken from Lujinxingia sediminis, encodes the following:
- a CDS encoding ExbD/TolR family protein encodes the protein MARRKREEVKLPQDIDLAPMMNLVIILIPMLLLSVVFMEVSVINVTMPLGGATTSHRTEPEDDKQPLNLAISMTAQGFYITAAGTKMQPMPGCPTGGPSICLEDDSVDPGARFEESRRLYASSDKIRGEEVLLEGLGAYNYRELYNRLSTIKNEFPEETTVTLTADAELPFALTTRVMDVVRFRLEEDSYDNNEDFWAAKPRTEGDTYSILFGDPAFGVL